A single Lactuca sativa cultivar Salinas chromosome 8, Lsat_Salinas_v11, whole genome shotgun sequence DNA region contains:
- the LOC111913751 gene encoding CSC1-like protein At4g02900: protein MATVSDITVSAAINSLSALLFLVAFAILRLQPVNDRVYFPKWYLKGIRENPSTSGPLVKKFVNLDFRMYLRFLNWVPAALRMPEPELIDHAGLDSAVYIRIYLLGLKIFVPIAILAFGVLLPVNYTAGNFKDITTNMKDITFGEIDKFSISNVPPASKRLIVHIAMAYVFTFWTCYILYKEYKIVTNMRLHFLASENRRPDQYTVLVRNVPPDPDETVSEHVEHFFIVNHPDQYLVHKVVYNANKLAKMVDKSKDLHNRLTYYSNKYERSNKRPTTKTGFWGLWGKTIDAIDYYTEEIEKLAKEELAERERVIGDPKAVVPAAFVSFKSRWGAAVCAQTQQTRNPTRWLTDWAPEPRDVYWDNLAIPFVELNVRRLIMAVALFGLTFCFMIPIAIVQTLANIESIEKVLPFLKPIIQKDSVKSVIQGFLPGIVLKIFLIVLPMILMEMSKIEGLTAVSALEARSAGKFHLFLLVNVFLGSIITGTALQQLKEFLDQSPSQIPETVGVSIPMKATFFITYIMVDGWAGIAAEILRLVPLVIYHLKNVFLVKTEKDREEAMDPGSLLWPVTEPRLQLYFLLGLVYSTITPILLPFIIVFFAFAYMVFRHQIINVYHQKYESAASFWPDVHRRIIIGLMISQLLLMGLLSTKEAANSTPFLLVLPVLTFWFHRFCKNRFESAFRKFPLQDAMIKDTLEKATEPHLDLKGYLKDAYIHPVFKSADIDISMELDDEDDFQVVATKRTSRRGSQTATREGSPEDRSGILSV, encoded by the exons ATGGCTACTGTATCAGATATTACAGTGTCTGCTGCCATTAACAGTCTATCTGCCCTACTATTTCTTGTGGCATTTGCAATCTTACGCCTTCAACCAGTGAATGATCGAGTTTACTTCCCAAAATGGTATCTCAAAGGCATAAGAGAAAATCCAAGTACTTCAGGACCTCTTGTAAAGAAATTTGTCAATCTTGATTTTAGAATGTATTTAAGATTCTTAAATTGGGTGCCTGCTGCATTAAGAATGCCAGAACCTGAGCTTATTGATCATGCTGGCCTTGATTCTGCTGTCTACATTCGAATCTATCTTCTAGG CTTGAAGATATTTGTTCCTATTGCTATACTTGCTTTTGGTGTTCTGTTACCTGTTAATTATACAGCTGGAAATTTCAAGGATATAACTACTAATATGAAAGATATAACTTTTGGTGAGATAGACAAGTTTTCAATATCCAATGTCCCTCCTGCATCAAAAAG GTTAATTGTGCATATAGCAATGGCGTATGTCTTCACGTTTTGGACATGTTATATTCTTTATAAAGAATATAAAATTGTAACTAACATGAGGTTGCATTTTCTTGCTTCAGAAAACCGTCGTCCAGATCAATATACT GTTCTTGTGAGAAATGTCCCCCCAGATCCAGATGAAACTGTTAGTGAACATGTTGAGCATTTCTTCATTGTTAATCATCCCGATCAATATCTTGTACATAAG GTGGTGTACAATGCAAATAAGCTTGCAAAAATGGTGGATAAGAGTAAGGATTTGCATAATCGGCTTACTTACTACTCAAATAAGTACGAAAGAAGTAATAAAAGGCCTACCACTAAG ACAGGCTTTTGGGGACTTTGGGGAAAGACTATTGATGCGATTGATTACTATACAGAAGAAATCGAGAAGCTCGCCAAAGAA GAATTAGCAGAACGAGAACGGGTGATTGGTGACCCGAAAGCTGTAGTTCCAGCTGCGTTTGTTTCGTTCAAATCGCGATGGGGTGCAGCCGTTTGTGCTCAAACACAACAAACGAGGAATCCGACTCGTTGGCTCACGGATTGGGCTCCGGAGCCACGCGATGTGTATTGGGACAATCTTGCGATACCATTTGTCGAACTCAATGTTCGAAGATTAATCATGGCTGTTGCTCTTTTTGGTCTTACTTTCTGTTTCATGATCCCTATCGCCATTGTTCAAACTTTAGCCAACATCGAATCAATCGAGAAAGTTTTACCCTTCCTGAAACCCATTATCCAGAA AGATTCGGTTAAGTCTGTGATTCAAGGGTTTCTTCCCGGGATCGTTTTGAAGATTTTTCTCATCGTTCTTCCCATGATTCTAATGGAAATGTCTAAAATAGAAGGCCTCACAGCAGTCTCAGCTTTGGAAGCAAGATCAGCAGGAAAATTTCATCTCTTTTTGCTTGTGAACGTGTTTCTCGGAAGCATCATAACTGGAACTGCGCTTCAGCAACTCAAAGAGTTCTTGGATCAGTCGCCATCCCA GATTCCAGAAACTGTTGGTGTGTCGATTCCAATGAAAGCGACATTCTTTATCACTTACATCATGGTCGATGGTTGGGCTGGAATAGCTGCTGAGATTCTGAGACTGGTTCCACTGGTTATCTATCATTTAAAGAACGTGTTCTTGGTGAAAACCGAAAAGGACAGAGAGGAAGCCATGGATCCTGGTTCATTGCTTTGGCCTGTAACTGAGCCTCGATTACAGTTGTACTTCCTGCTTGGACTCGTGTACTCAACCATCACTCCTATactccttccattcatcattgtCTTCTTCGCATTTGCTTATATGGTTTTTCGTCATCAG ATTATCAATGTGTATCACCAGAAGTATGAGAGTGCAGCATCGTTTTGGCCAGATGTTCATAGGCGTATTATTATTGGTTTGATGATTTCACAGTTGTTGTTGATGGGATTATTGAGCACAAAAGAGGCTGCAAATTCGACACCTTTTCTTCTTGTACTTCCGGTTTTAACCTTCTGGTTTCATAGGTTTTGTAAAAACCGATTCGAATCTGCATTCAGAAAATTCCCATTACAG GATGCAATGATCAAGGATACACTAGAAAAGGCAACAGAACCACACCTGGATCTGAAAGGGTACCTGAAGGATGCTTATATACATCCAGTTTTCAAAAGTGCAGATATTGATATATCAATGGAacttgatgatgaagatgattttCAAGTTGTTGCTACAAAACGGACATCAAGAAGAGGGAGTCAAACTGCAACTCGAGAAGGTAGTCCTGAGGACAGATCCGGTATTTTGTCTGTTTAA
- the LOC111913729 gene encoding uncharacterized protein LOC111913729 — MTDTGGEGEAPVRVKEIVSTIVACPMLNLTNYTVWLMRMKVVLKIHKAWTVIDPGTEKNEEKDYLAMGLLYQAIPESLIMQIGDVDSSKVLWELIKARYVGADRVKEARLQTLNAEFDRLKMMESETIDAYAGKLSGIASKSSALGEVIDESKLVKKFLKTLPRSKFIHIVASLEQVLDLKSVGFEDVVGRLKAYEERIREEDISEADQSKVLFVKSMSEVGGSSAGGGNSSITKGKWKGSDEFNGTNGSNGFGSGGSCGSGGPKRNNIVSQSNRSNKQSNSDLIQPNSNNCKKCNCCCDKNRKNRENDRSKVICFRCDKPGHFASECPERLQKLQDGDFLERDDSDESVF, encoded by the coding sequence atgacAGATACAGGGGGAGAAGGAGAAGCTCCGGTGAGAGTGAAAGAAATTGTGTCAACCATTGTAGCGTGTCCTATGTTGAACTTAACGAATTACACTGTATGGTTAATGAGAATGAAAGTGGTATTAAAGATTCACAAGGCTTGGACAGTGATCGATCCAGGAACAGAGAAAAACGAGGAGAAAGATTACCTTGCTATGGGGTTGCTTTATCAGGCAATTCCAGAAAGCTTGATAATGCAAATTGGTGATGTCGATTCTTCAAAGGTTCTATGGGAATTGATCAAGGCTCGTTATGTAGGAGCTGATAGGGTGAAAGAGGCCCGATTGCAAACCCTAAACGCCGAATTCGATCGGCTAAAGATGATGGAGTCGGAAACCATCGACGCGTATGCTGGAAAGCTGTCCGGTATAGCCTCGAAATCATCAGCTTTAGGAGAGGTTATTGATGAATCGAAATTAGTGAAGAAGTTCCTCAAAACCTTGCCTCGTTCGAAGTTTATACACATCGTCGCCTCTTTGGAACAGGTGCTCGATCTGAAATCCGTCGGATTCGAAGATGTAGTCGGTCGATTAAAGGCATACGAAGAAAGAATAAGGGAAGAAGATATTAGCGAGGCAGATCAGTCGAAGGTGTTATTTGTGAAATCGATGTCTGAAGTAGGAGGCTCGTCGGCTGGTGGGGGTAACTCGTCGATAACGAAGGGAAAGTGGAAAGGATCGGATGAGTTTAATGGGACTAACGGGTCAAATGGATTCGGATCTGGAGGGTCATGTGGGTCAGGTGGGCCCAAAAGAAATAATATTGTTTCTCAAAGTAATCGGTCTAATAAACAGTCCAATTCCGATTTAATTCAACCCAATTCCAACAATTGCAAAAAATGTAATTGTTGTTGCGACAAAAATCGGAAAAATAGGGAAAATGACCGATCTAAGGTCATTTGTTTTCGGTGTGACAAACCAGGTCATTTTGCTTCTGAATGTCCGGAACGACTCCAAAAATTACAAGACGGTGATTTTTTGGAACGTGACGACAGCGACGAATCCGTGTTCTAA